The following are encoded together in the Branchiostoma floridae strain S238N-H82 unplaced genomic scaffold, Bfl_VNyyK Sc7u5tJ_1439, whole genome shotgun sequence genome:
- the LOC118407693 gene encoding DNA-directed primase/polymerase protein-like, translating to MSHQPTLSPRKRSLAQIREWRKVEWKKKLRRFEKAEEEIKKFPLGPQYKAGLRRPSPVWRLFPRQKLAFDFARCCKQDVHVFACEVEGESENGQRKYLVTTYEQFWDMYSVLHPNMDGHFYEVIPEGATCHLYFDLEFSKVVNPGSDGVAMVQTLIRCVCWFLKKKYNLTCTEEHVLDLESSTEEKFSHHLIFHLPGAAFQDNIHAGNFVHQMCEKLYLCTEQQSPLAGDAELQELREAVPGLDQLVMKNKDGDRVLFIDAGVYTKNRNFRLYQSTKLGRRAPMLVSPQCKYKLREGSKASWEGSKACWEGSKACWDQQVFLESLVSNVRFSPELRVLRCEEGNSSSGRVSTSRETGDNSTGRDSTTREATDQLSGCSSSPYPEVDAYVILQASSGGVYGGIRQWTYFSQGEVLMYDIAHNRWCENIGRAHRSNHVMFVADLKRQVLYQKCHDPVCRAQNYKSPERPLPAEVLPAFILEEDQLWDSGVEDEDLLSALSSQEAETDSDVTSWDTDRQEPPEVSQEVKTEPDVASWDADRQEPFEVSQDRSCGAVKTSWDAEQCEPSDQDLLAAIDLAMTTTAKRDGKSWRPKTAAKRESKSPVLATAAKRQGKSQGVTRTVDDWEVSDRDLLLAANSCHGNDSRKTLITVDIGAQRNCHVNDSRKREITVDTCECEVSDSDLLAAANCCHGNNNTKTKTVVGAQRHYHDNNSSKLQATVDKCEVSDEDLLTATQGYHGNHSGQTTSVDSRKGSVQCCHDDNSRKTQTTVDSCEISDEDLLVVAAQPCLDGSVSFDHKAL from the exons ATGTCGCACCAGCCAACTCTGTCTCCCAGGAAACGCAGCCTGGCTCAGATCAGGGAATG GAGGAAAGTAGAATGGAAGAAGAAGCTGAGGAGGTTTGAGAAAGCAGAGGAGGAGATAAAGAAGTTTCCGTTAGGACCTCAGTACAAGGCAGG GCTGCGGCGCCCCTCCCCCGTGTGGAGACTGTTCCCCAGACAGAAGCTAGCCTTCGATTTCGCACGATGCTGTAAACAG GATGTCCATGTGTTTGCCTGTGAGGTGGAGGGAGAGAGTGAGAACGGACAGAGGAAATATCTGGTCACCACGTACGAGCAGTTCTGGGACATGTACAG TGTTCTCCACCCAAATATGGACGGCCACTTCTACGAGGTCATCCCAGAGGGCGCGACCTGTCACCTCTACTTTGACCTGGAGTTCAGCAAGGTCGTGAACCCGGGGTCAGACGGGGTCGCCATGGTCCAAACTCTCATCAGG TGTGTGTGCTGGTTCCTTAAGAAGAAGTACAACCTCACCTGTACGGAGGAACATGTGCTCGACCTGGAGTCAAG CACGGAGGAAAAGTTCAGTCACCATCTGATTTTCCACCTGCCTGGAGCTGCCTTTCAGGACAACATTCATGCAG GCAACTTTGTACACCAGATGTGTGAGAAGCTGTACCTGTGCACTGAGCAGCAGAGCCCCCTGGCAGGTGATGCAGAACTGCAGGAGCTGAGGGAGGCAGTCCCAGGACTGGACCAGCTGGTGATGAAGAACAAGGATGGGGACAGGGTGCTGTTCATAGATGCAG GTGTGTACACAAAGAACAGGAACTTCCGCCTGTACCAGAGCACCAAGCTGGGCAGGCGTGCACCTATGCTGGTCTCTCCGCAGTGCAAGTACAAACTACGGGAGGGGAGCAAGGCATCCTGGGAGGGCAGCAAGGCATGCTGGGAGGGCAGCAAGGCATGCTGGGACCAACAGGTCTTCCTGGAATCCCTCGTGAGCAACGTGAG GTTTTCCCCCGAACTGAGAGTGTTGCGATGTGAGGAGGGGAACAGTTCGTCTGGTAGAGTCAGCACCAGCCGTGAGACTGGAGACAACAGTACAGGGCGGGACAGCACAACTAGGGAAG CTACAGATCAGCTTTCGGGTTGCAGCAGCTCCCCCTACCCTGAGGTGGATGCCTACGTGATACTGCAGGCGAGCAGTGGGGGCGTGTATGGGGGGATCCGCCAGTGGACGTACTTCTCCCAGGGGGAGGTCCTGATGTATGACATCGCGCACAACCGCTGGTGTGAGAACATCGGGCGGGCACACAGGAGCAACCATGTCAT GTTTGTAGCAGACCTAAAACGGCAGGTGTTGTACCAGAAATGTCACGACCCTGTCTGCCGGGCTCAGAACTACAAGTCTCCAG AGAGGCCCCTTCCAGCAGAGGTGCTGCCTGCCTTTATTCTGGAAGAG GACCAGCTCTGGGACTCTGGAGTGGAGGACGAAGACTTGCTGTCGGCGCTTTCATCTCAGGAAGCAGAGACAGACTCAGATGTAACGTCTTGGGACACGGACAGGCAAGAACCCCCCGAAGTGTCTCAGGAAGTCAAGACAGAGCCAGATGTAGCGTCTTGGGATGCAGACAGGCAAGAACCCTTTGAGGTGTCTCAGGACCGGTCTTGCGGGGCAGTCAAGACATCTTGGGATGCTGAGCAGTGTGAGCCCTCCGACCAAGACTTGCTGGCTGCCATCGACTTGGCAATGACGACAACAGCCAAACGTGATGGAAAGTCTTGGCGTCCTAAGACAGCAGCCAAACGTGAAAGCAAGTCTCCAGTTCTCGCAACAGCAGCCAAACGTCAAGGCAAGTCTCAGGGTGTTACAAGAACAGTTGACGACTGGGAGGTTTCCGACAGAGACTTACTTCTGGCTGCTaatagttgccatggcaacgattCCAGGAAAACACTAATAACTGTTGACATCGGGGCACAGAGGAATTGTCATGTTAACGATTCACGAAAAAGAGAAATAACAGTTGACACCTGTGAGTGTGAGGTTTCTGACAGTGACTTGCTTGCAGCTGcaaattgttgccatggcaacaataacacaaagacaaaaacagttGTTGGGGCACAGCGAcattaccatgacaacaatTCCAGTAAATTACAAGCAACAGTTGACAAGTGTGAAGTTTCTGATGAAGACCTTCTGACTGCGACACagggttaccatggcaaccattcaGGGCAAACCACAAGTGTTGACAGCCGCAAAGGTTCTGTGCAGTGTTGCCATGACGATAACTCAAGGAAAACACAAACAACTGTTGACAGTTGTGAGATTTCTGATGAGGACCTGCTAGTTGTAGCAGCCCAGCCTTGCCTAGATGGGAGTGTAAGTTTTGACCACAAAGCGCTATAG
- the LOC118407623 gene encoding zinc finger protein OZF-like: MRKHTGEKPYKCDQCDYSASVKHHLIDHQIRHSGEKPYMCEVCGYRTTHKFNLSRHMRIHTEEKPFKCDQCSYSASDKSKLDKHLAKHAGKKAYKCDECGYRTAKKSNFSRHMKTRQKCNFKRANLIKNFGEKPYRCGECGYRTAKKDHLTEHLKIHTGEKPFMCGECGYRTAHKCHLSEHMKTHTGEKPFKCDQCDYSAAQKTHMDRHIVAKHSDEKPYMCGECGYRATQKAHLSQHMRIHTGEKPYKCDQCDYTVAHKSSLNDHMLKHTGENPYKCGECGYKTAKKANLFRHMRTHTGEKPYKCDLCDYSAAQKCALDQHMRKHTGEKPYMCGVCGYRAAKMSNVSDHMRAHIGEKHYKCDMCNYSAARKSQLFGHLKIHSKETKSTRGTNVQPMTLSPEM; encoded by the coding sequence atgagaaagcacacaggagaaaaaccctacaagtgtgaccagtgcgactattcagCTTCAGTAAAACATCATCTGATTGACCATCAAATAAGACattccggtgagaaaccctacatgtgtgaggtgtgtggatacaggacaactCATAAGTttaacttatcccgacatatgagaattcaCACGGaagaaaaacccttcaaatgtgaccagtgcagcTATTCTGCTTCAGACAAATCCAAGTTGGACAAACACCTCGCAAAACACGCTGGTAAGAAAGCCTACAAGTGTGacgagtgtggatacaggacagctaaaaAGTCAAATTTCTCCAGACATATGAAGACCCGACAGAAATGTAATTTTAAACGAGCAAATCTAATCAAGAACTttggtgagaaaccttataggtgtggagagtgtgggtacaggacagcaaaAAAGGATCACCTGACAGAACATCTGAAaatccatacaggtgaaaaacccttcatgtgtggggaatgcgggtacaggacagctcataAGTGTCACCTGTCCGAGcatatgaaaacacacacaggtgaaaagcccttcaagtgtgaccagtgtgattattctgctgctcAGAAAACCCACATGGACAGGCATAtagtagcaaaacacagtgatgagaaaccctacatgtgtggggagtgcgggtacagggcgACTCAAAAGGCACACCTGTCTCAACACATGAGaattcataccggtgaaaaaccctacaagtgcgaccagtgtgattatACTGTAGCACACAAATCCTCTTTGAATGATCATATGCTGAAACACACGGGGGAAAACCCCTACAaatgcggggagtgtgggtacaagacgGCAAAGAAAGCTAACTTAttccgacacatgagaacacatacgggtgaaaaaccctacaagtgtgacctgtgtgactattctgcagcacagaaatgcGCCCTGGACCAgcatatgagaaaacacaccggtgagaaaccctacatgtgtggggtgtgtgggtacagggcagctaaAATGTCGAATGTGTCTGATCACATGAGAGCCCATATTGGAGAAAAACACTACAAGTGTGATATGTGTAACTACTCTGCTGCTAGGAAATCTCAGCTGtttggacatttgaaaatacattcaaaAGAAACTAAGTCTACAAGAGGGACAAATGTACAGCCTATGACTTTGTCTcctgaaatgtga